From one Triticum aestivum cultivar Chinese Spring chromosome 4B, IWGSC CS RefSeq v2.1, whole genome shotgun sequence genomic stretch:
- the LOC123089908 gene encoding pollen allergen KBG 41-like: PQWTVALFVAVALVAGPAISYAVETSNALAGAQPKATTEEQQLIEKANIAFKAAVAAAAVVAPADKYKTFQATFSLNFGWSIGGITGTFNFQATFTTRIAFAQLSAYHFAKGATLEAKYEAFVAILSESLRIIAGILEVHAVKPAGEEVKGAIPADELKAIDQIDAAFRTAAAAADAAPLKDKFAVFKSAFNKAIKETTGGAYEGYKFVPDLVSSIKKIYGITVPKTPKDKLLAFESALSKTILAMAAAATAPSTPAAATATTTATLTPEI, encoded by the coding sequence CCTCAGTGGACAGTGGCGCTCTTTGTGGCTGTCGCCCTCGTGGCGGGGCCAGCCATCTCGTACGCTGTCGAAACCAGCAATGCCCTGGCCGGGGCACAACCAAAGGCCACGACCGAGGAGCAGCAGCTAATTGAGAAGGCCAATATCGCCTTCAAGGCGGCTGTGGCGGCCGCAGCCGTGGTCGCTCCAGCGGACAAGTACAAGACATTCCAGGCCACCTTCAGCCTGAACTTTGGCTGGTCTATCGGAGGGATCACCGGCACGTTCAACTTCCAAGCCACTTTCACCACCAGGATCGCCTTTGCTCAATTGTCAGCCTACCACTTCGCCAAGGGCGCTACCCTGGAGGCCAAGTACGAAGCCTTCGTGGCCATCCTAAGCGAGTCGCTCCGCATCATCGCCGGCATCCTCGAGGTCCACGCCGTCAAGCCCGCCGGCGAGGAAGTCAAGGGGGCGATCCCTGCCGATGAGCTGAAGGCCATCGACCAGATCGACGCTGCCTTTAGgactgcagccgccgccgccgacgctgccCCGCTCAAGGACAAGTTCGCCGTCTTCAAGTCCGCCTTCAACAAGGCCATCAAGGAAACTACAGGCGGTGCATACGAGGGCTACAAATTCGTCCCCGACCTCGTGTCCAGCATCAAGAAGATCTACGGCATCACTGTTCCCAAGACGCCCAAGGACAAGCTCTTGGCCTTTGAGTCCGCCCTGAGCAAGACCATCCTCGCCATGGCAGCTGCCGCCACCGCCCCTTCCACTCCCGCTGCCGCCACTGCCACAACAACCGCCACTCTCACTCCCGAAATATGA
- the LOC123090698 gene encoding pollen allergen KBG 41-like, with protein sequence MAVQQCTVALVVAVALVAGPAVSYAAEAGNAPAGAQPKATTEEQKLIEKANNAFKAAVAAAAAAPPEDKGNIFVKTFRQNNGNWSLEGVTDASSSTDSLNTRVTFAMMRALWDTKGATPEAKYDSFVAIFGESLRIIAGILEVHAVKPAAEEVKGPIPAGELKAIGQIDAAFRTAATAADAAPAKDRSAVFDSAFDKAIKETTGGASGGYKYVPALESAVKEAYAPTNPKNPKIRLMTYETAMVETIFAMAAAATAAAPTPAPAAGGHKS encoded by the coding sequence ATGGCAGTGCAGCAATGCACGGTGGCGCTAGTGGTGGCCGTCGCCCTCGTGGCAGGGCCAGCCGTCTCGTACGCCGCCGAAGCCGGCAACGCCCCGGCCGGGGCACAGCCCAAGGCCACGACCGAGGAGCAGAAGCTAATTGAGAAGGCCAACAACGCCTTCAAGGCGGCCGTGGCGGCCGCAGCCGCAGCCCCTCCAGAGGACAAGGGCAATATATTCGTGAAGACCTTCAGACAGAACAATGGCAACTGGTCTCTCGAGGGGGTCACCGACGCGTCCAGCTCCACCGACAGTCTCAACACCAGGGTCACCTTCGCTATGATGAGGGCCTTATGGGACACCAAGGGCGCTACCCCGGAGGCCAAGTACGACTCCTTCGTGGCTATCTTCGGCGAGTCGCTCCGCATCATCGCCGGCATCCTCGAGGTGCACGCCGTCAAGCCCGCTGCCGAGGAAGTCAAGGGCCCGATCCCTGCCGGCGAGCTGAAGGCCATCGGCCAGATCGACGCCGCCTTCAGGACTgcagccaccgccgccgacgctgccccggccaaGGACAGGTCCGCCGTCTTCGACTCCGCCTTCGACAAGGCCATCAAGGAGACCACGGGCGGTGCATCCGGGGGCTACAAATACGTCCCCGCCCTCGAGTCCGCGGTCAAGGAGGCCTACGCCCCCACTAATCCCAAAAACCCTAAGATCAGGCTTATGACCTATGAGACCGCCATGGTCGAGACCATCTTCGCCAtggctgccgccgccaccgccgccgctcccacTCCCGCCCCCGCTGCCGGTGGCCACAAAAGCTGA